In Macaca fascicularis isolate 582-1 chromosome 12, T2T-MFA8v1.1, the genomic stretch GGACATGGGtaaaacttttgttttacttaatacacatacatatatgtatgtgtgtactgGGTCATGATATAAAATGTAATTCCAATTATGGTCTTagtcaaaaaaaaatcttttgaaaaccactgctctctctctcttcctgttaCTGTCATCTCTAATTGGCCACCAAGACATGTCAGTTGTGGAACTTTCGTGCCAGTCTCTTCTTTAGTTCCACTTCTGTACACTTTTGGTACCTGCCTTTATTCTCCTCTTTCAAGTTTTTAGTCTTTCTGTTGCCAGGAATGACCACAACTTAATTCCAGTCACATTACTACCCTTTAATGAGTTTTCAGTGGTCTTTTGTTGTCTTAGAATAAGAGCCAAACTTCTTAGCACATCATAAAAGGCCTTTTTCAGTTCATAATTCCTGTCACACTCATAAGAGTTCTTTTACTACAGACAAGCTGTCTTACAATTTCCTGAAAATGCCATGTTCTTTCACACAGCTGATTGTACTTGTGTTGGATTTacctaaaataattttgtctattttgtttcaaaacacgtttgaaatataaaatttttctgaagtctgcttctctttttttcaaaaatttaccTGCTCCATCAACACAACTCTGTCAGcactgttttaaaattacatttttgtatgCTTATCTTATGACCCTATGAAAACCATAAGCACTTGGGGACAGCATCTgtgtcttcttttcctttgtttttacaGTGCCTAGGGCTAGCACTAGGAAGCATCCaaagatttattaaataaatttataagaaaaaacgtTTCTTATTAGACCATTTTACAAACAGTGGCTGCCCTATAAACAGTAAATTCCTTGCCAtggaaagaattcaagaaaatCTTAGCTGTTGTCTTAgatcaggctgccataacaaaataccatacagTGAGTGGGTTAAACAACAGGCACTTATTTTCtcttagttctggaggctggaagtctgagatcaaggtgccagcatggtcaggttctggtgaggggtGTCTGCCTAgcttgtagatggctgccttcttgctgtgtcctcacatgagaGAAGGGGGAAGCAAGCTCTTTTGGTCTCTTCTTgaaaggacactaatcctataaTTAGGGTCTTGCCCTCATGACCACATCTAAACCTAATGACCTCTCAAAGTCCCCATTTCCAACACATGGGTCTGGCCTTCAACATATGCGTTTGGGAGGAAATGGTTCAGTTTTTAGCTGCTACTAAAAGGGATATTTGTCATGGAAGATGTAAAAAGTAATTCTGCATTGGGAAGAGCTTAAACCAGATCATGTCTAAGGTTTTTCTAGTGTTTAGATTCTATAATGTTGCTGTTaatgtttttatcctttttttaatCAGATAAACCTTCaaatccaaagaaagaaaatttgttaTTATCCTCCAATGGTTGTGATGAAGTCAAATTGACTTTTCCTGATGATGACTGGGATTCTTCAACACTAGAGCAAAGAGctaataataaagaaatcaacaaTATTGACAAGGTGGATTTATTAGAGCCATTTttttcagtgagtcaagatacTAACACAGAGAGTACTCATTTTCAGTcaagtgaacttgaagacagtaCTGACTATGCTTTCTTGAATGAAACATATTCTATACATTACCCAGAGTCAAAACTAAAGAAGGAAAGTCTTATTTCTTTAAGTTCAGAGTTAGATCTTGGAGTGCAGAAAAAAGAGGAGGTGTTTTTTGATATTTTGGAACATCAAGATAAGACTGTTGACTTGGAAAGAATCTACAATATTTCAGATGCTAATTATAGAGAAAGTGCTGAAGATACACAAAAGCATGATACAGATGAAGACTCACAGCAGGAATATCACAGTGCTGAAGAACAAGAATACATAAGTAACCACTTATCTTTTgaccaaacaaaaacattaggTATATCTAATCCAGAAGTTGTTGAATTAGGAAATTTGGGTTATGAAGTTAAATGTGCTAGCAATGTAGAAGATAATCATGTTAACTCGGGAAGTGGTTCTGTCATCTCTTCAGATTCATTTGATGTTTATGGACAAGAAGAGTCACTTCATGTCTCCAAATTTCAGAATTCTGTTATGTTAAGAGAATATCATGACCTAAAGCATGAAAAGTGTAAGGAAAAAGAGACAAGTTCAGTATACCACACTGTATTTGATGGCAGTGTACTAAGAAGCAATTCTCCAGGAAACCAGGAATCTCAATCTAAGAGTGGTTCCTTGAGCCctcaaaaagtattaaaaacGAAAACTTATACTGAACACATGaaatctcaaataaatgaaagtaaagatTTTTGTGGAAATAAAATTGCTGAGAACAAAATATTACTGCACCTTGAAAATCCTAGCACATTACCACAGGATAAAGCTTTAGAGACATTACCCCAACCCTGTAAAGATTGTCAAACTTCCTGGACCTCTGTTTTTGATGATTCAATAATTTCTGCCTGTGGATATTCACATTATGAAAGCCTACAAAACACCCCTGACTCAGCCTTAGATTTTTCTGCTATGCTACCGAAGATTGCAGTGAGAGATAATCAGGCAATAGAAGATAATACTTGCCTAAAAGTTGCTCATAGCAGTACCACAAAGAAAACATGCTTTCACAATACGGAAGGAACATGTACTAACTCAATGACAGATGCAGCAAGTTGTATAGTCACAATTAATCAGACAGTGGATGTTAGCACTGATTTTAGGGCTTGTTTCACAACCAGCAGAGCAACAAGTGCAAGACCTTCTGTAGTATCTACATCAAGCAACACAGATATAACAATGATGAATAAAAAACGACCTGATGAATggcaaaatgagaaacaaaaaagtgTGGCTTGTAGTACAGATTGGTCATACAGTGAAGATTGTATAGATACACAGATGGCTATGACAAAAGGATCAGGAAAATCTCCCTCAGTTGACAGTTTAAAACCTAATGGAAATTTTCTAAATAAGGTAAAATCAATATGAGTAATATTAAAATTTAGACTTTATAAAGAGACAGTATATGCTAACGtaaatgtttttggtttgttgAATTAGGGCTTTTGTGAGAAAATGCTAGATGAGGGGAAAGGTTTGTAAATTACCACCAGTTCTATCCTCCTCTCATGGCAGCTTCTCCCACAAAATCCATTAGAAATTGAATTATACATTTTACTAGTTTGGAATTTCAGATGTAACAtatgttttttttatttaattttaaatcatattttcagGATTTCCTGGAATTAAGAAAACCATGTGGTATCACAGACCTAAAGAAACATCCTGAGAGgtacatcatatatatatgcTTACAGATACATCtggaagaaaaaatcaaaatagtatTTGCTTTCTGTATAGCATGCTTACCCATATAGAATAATAGCTAAAATGGACTTCAAGAAATCATCTGTTTCAACCGTTTGccttcaaataaatattaaaacaatatagAATATTAAAGCTCTTTGCTTACTGAGATTTCAGTCTCAATTTCTTCAGAAACTTGTGGCATCTAATCTTTACTTGTTCAACCCAAATCCATACTGatttaattttccatttcctttcattttattcgCCTGTAGACCAAAACAAACTAGCACCTTTGGAATATGTCATTTATTTGGAGAAGTAAATAACTACTTTCACAGGAGCATTTTAATCTTGATTTTAACTCATTGCGTAATTTGCTTTGCATTTATTAGATACTCTTGTAATTCAGAACACAGTGGAGAACCAGGaagtgggagggagagaaacaggGAAAGTCTAAGATAAGCCAAATTAGTTATCATACTCTGAGGtcatttactttttccttcacTTGTTACTCATTCTTCTAATGTTTAATCTGGTGTTTCAGttctataaaattaaatagaataattGGTTTCTAGAAGCAAAACTATTGAGAATAGCTAGAAGTGGTAATTAGTAATAAGAGAAGACCTCCGAAAACTACTAATACTCAAAAAAACAGTGACTTGGGGCTTTTTGATATAATAGTACTGCAAAATATTTACTTATGTTAATGATCcttaattattaagaaatatgtaaattattttctattaaaaagataatatgttTTAAGAATAAGTTTCATCAAAAATgcttataactttaaaaaatcttggcCAAAGTTTGATTTAGGTTGAAAAAAATCCATTGGTTCTGTATAAATAAGGTCATTACCAAAATGACTTTATCCAGAATGAGCAATTCTCCagaataaacaattctcaaattCATACTTCCTTTTTTGGTATTGAAAGTATGAATCTGAGAATTGTTTACTTCCTGGACTTCTAGAATGAATATATTAAGCTTTAACTTCTTGTTTTCTGAAGTTGTTACGTATTCCTACAGCCTCTTCAACCTCAGTATAAATTGATTTAAACTTGACagggaaatataaaaaatttaaaatctgtttctgGAGGCATGTTATTACTATCGAAAAATGTTTGGAATCTTACCTGAtcctatcttttatttttaaagggaagttcaactttttaaagatACGGAGAAGGATTTGCCATCAATGTGCTGTCAGAAAATAATGCAGAGAGCCATAAAAGCAGAGCTGCACCTTTTAAATGTTCACTATCAGATGTGTCGTCGCCATTGTTGTGATATTTACAAACTTGTAATGGAAAATAGGGAAGGattaaatatgtgtttattaattttaaatctgttttttcttaGGAATTTGTCACTAGCTTTAAGTTTATTCTAGAcagtttctttaattttcatttttgaagagtaAAGTAAGGAGTAGATTGTTACTGGGTTTGTTAGTTAGCCTAAGGGTAATAGAATCCTTGAGTTTCATGGAGGGGCCACAGGCATGGTTGGCATGACAAATCCAGTGAAAACATAGATTTGTTGTTTCTTTATAAAGTTCAAGTAAGGATGAAGTTAGAGGGTTTTGCATGACATGCTACCACACTTTCTCTGGCTTATGTGTTGACAGTTGTTTGTACTGCCCTTAGAAAAACACATTTACTgtggttcatttttttcttttactcaacatttaaaagaaaatatttagagttCTAGTAAAATTAGAACCAAGTGGGGTTGAGCaaggtggcttgtgcctgtaatcccagcactttgggaggctgaggcaggagaatcacttaaggccaagagttcaagaccaatgtgggcaacataatgagacccccccCCCGCCCATCCCTACAATACATTGTTTTACAAactagctgggcattgtggcatacatgtagtcctagcaacttgtgaggcggagacaggaggattgcttgagcccagaagttcaagaaccAAGTGTATAATATAATATTAGTGTTAAATGGATGACTTGGGCCTAAATAATTTAGTTTTGTGCACTCAACTTTTGAACAGGAATTTATCAAGTAATTCTGCTAAGAAGGAAGTGGGATCAGCACTACTGTCTCTTTTGGGGGACTTAAAAGTTAGATATGtgactttgaaagaaaaaatacacaaaggcATACCACTGGAAGAGCTGCCCCCACTGTCAGTAGAATCAAAATTATTATCTACCTTCTCTACTTTTGCTTCCagggtatgtatatatgttttagaaattaaaaattttacttcatttagacaaaacattttaaacaaagatttttttccttttctctttccagctaatgaaaaaagaaacacatgtgTGAGTTATGGTTTCATCTGATTTATAATTCATTAGATCCTAAAACTTGCTTAATTCAGTTAACTTtaaactttctgttttgttcccTATTTAGAACATTGATAAATGTTTTATTGAagtgtttatcttttttcttgatatttaatattgtacaaatttatggggtacatgtaatattttgttacacGCATAGGATGTGTACTAATCAAGTCGATATtcaggatatccatcaccttgtgtatttgtcatttctatgtgttaggaacatttcaagtcctctcttttagctactttgaaatatacattgtagttaactatagtcaccttactCTGCTGTCAAACATTAGATCGTTTTTCTTCTGAAGTGTTCCTTTTAGCTtttcagaagcagatgctgaacGAGATGATCAGAGGACTCAAGATTTTGATGTTTCTTCGAACCTAAAAAAGACAATCTCTCAAGTAAGGGTCCTTGAAAGTTCATCAATGTAAACCTTTAATTGTATGGTTTAAGTAAAGTAAACCATAATTTTCAGAAACCCTGACATCCTTCTTTTCACTCAGCTGGCTTACTTTGTGTACTACTATTTGATGGATATAACTGATTATAATGATATATTTATGTCAAATCCTGATCAAACAGATGTCAACCGTATATATTGAGTAGGGTGACCATATAATTTACACCAC encodes the following:
- the RBM44 gene encoding RNA-binding protein 44 isoform X1, with translation MQATAVVETASGKGYHSNGGNLQKDKPSNPKKENLLLSSNGCDEVKLTFPDDDWDSSTLEQRANNKEINNIDKVDLLEPFFSVSQDTNTESTHFQSSELEDSTDYAFLNETYSIHYPESKLKKESLISLSSELDLGVQKKEEVFFDILEHQDKTVDLERIYNISDANYRESAEDTQKHDTDEDSQQEYHSAEEQEYISNHLSFDQTKTLGISNPEVVELGNLGYEVKCASNVEDNHVNSGSGSVISSDSFDVYGQEESLHVSKFQNSVMLREYHDLKHEKCKEKETSSVYHTVFDGSVLRSNSPGNQESQSKSGSLSPQKVLKTKTYTEHMKSQINESKDFCGNKIAENKILLHLENPSTLPQDKALETLPQPCKDCQTSWTSVFDDSIISACGYSHYESLQNTPDSALDFSAMLPKIAVRDNQAIEDNTCLKVAHSSTTKKTCFHNTEGTCTNSMTDAASCIVTINQTVDVSTDFRACFTTSRATSARPSVVSTSSNTDITMMNKKRPDEWQNEKQKSVACSTDWSYSEDCIDTQMAMTKGSGKSPSVDSLKPNGNFLNKDFLELRKPCGITDLKKHPEREVQLFKDTEKDLPSMCCQKIMQRAIKAELHLLNVHYQMCRRHCCDIYKLVMENREGLNMCLLILNLFFLRNLSLALSLF